A single region of the Arthrobacter sp. PAMC25564 genome encodes:
- a CDS encoding DUF4166 domain-containing protein, with amino-acid sequence MHTPIYELALGADFARLQPELQDYFSLAPGSGHYGVGEGVFDVVGCRQPWLRPLLLATTGEQAFFPEYGEDVPFRIENHAHLDPFGRSSLTARREIFFPGRTRLFHDTTSFDASGSRAGLVDYVGRYRRLVTDLNLSVTAEGRLRGVSEASRLFLGPLRVPLPEALDAKAYAEQWWDPAEGEHGKHRIQVKVIQPQIGLMLVYAGHFDYRLEPYPGGITTPGFLPGGARPDRWESRV; translated from the coding sequence GTGCACACCCCGATCTACGAACTCGCCCTTGGCGCTGACTTCGCCCGGCTGCAGCCGGAACTCCAGGACTACTTCTCGCTCGCGCCCGGGTCCGGCCACTACGGCGTCGGCGAGGGAGTGTTCGACGTCGTCGGCTGCCGGCAGCCCTGGCTGCGTCCGCTGCTGCTGGCCACCACCGGCGAGCAGGCGTTCTTCCCCGAATACGGCGAGGACGTTCCGTTCCGGATCGAGAACCATGCGCACCTGGATCCGTTCGGCCGGTCCAGCCTGACGGCCCGACGTGAAATCTTCTTTCCGGGCAGGACGCGGCTGTTCCATGACACCACGAGCTTCGATGCCTCGGGCAGCCGGGCCGGGCTCGTGGACTACGTCGGCCGGTACCGCCGGCTCGTCACGGACCTCAACCTCAGCGTCACCGCCGAAGGCCGGCTGCGGGGCGTGTCCGAAGCGTCCCGGCTGTTCCTGGGGCCGCTGCGGGTGCCGCTGCCGGAGGCCCTCGATGCCAAGGCCTACGCCGAACAGTGGTGGGACCCGGCCGAGGGAGAGCACGGAAAGCACCGCATCCAGGTCAAGGTGATCCAGCCCCAGATCGGCCTGATGCTGGTGTACGCGGGGCATTTCGACTACCGGCTGGAACCCTACCCCGGCGGGATCACGACCCCGGGATTCCTCCCCGGGGGCGCGCGTCCGGACCGTTGGGAAAGCCGGGTCTGA
- the mtrA gene encoding MtrAB system response regulator MtrA → MKARILVVDDDEALAEMIGIVLRNDGFEPVFCADGGQALDVFRSSKPDLVLLDLMLPGIDGIEVCRQIRAESDVPIVMLTAKADTSDVVRGLESGADDYVPKPFKPAELVARVRARLRPGDQKAPETLRIADVTIDVAGHLVSRGSDRISLTPLEFDLLVALARKPWQVFTRELLLEQVWGYRHAADTRLVNVHVQRLRSKIERDPEAPEVVLTVRGVGYKAGA, encoded by the coding sequence ATGAAGGCACGCATTCTGGTAGTGGACGATGACGAGGCGCTGGCCGAGATGATCGGTATTGTGCTGCGGAACGACGGATTTGAACCCGTCTTCTGCGCCGACGGCGGGCAGGCGCTGGACGTCTTCCGTTCCTCGAAACCGGACCTCGTGCTGCTCGACCTGATGCTTCCGGGCATCGACGGCATCGAGGTGTGCCGCCAGATCCGCGCCGAATCCGATGTTCCGATTGTGATGCTGACCGCCAAGGCGGATACCTCGGACGTGGTCCGCGGGCTCGAGTCCGGCGCCGACGACTATGTCCCCAAACCCTTCAAGCCCGCCGAGCTCGTGGCCCGTGTCAGGGCGCGGCTCCGGCCCGGCGACCAGAAAGCGCCGGAGACCCTCCGGATCGCGGACGTCACCATCGACGTCGCCGGCCACCTGGTCAGCCGGGGGAGCGACCGGATCTCGCTGACCCCGCTGGAATTCGACCTGCTCGTCGCGCTGGCCCGCAAGCCGTGGCAGGTCTTCACCCGGGAGCTTCTCCTGGAGCAGGTCTGGGGGTACCGGCATGCCGCCGACACGCGGCTGGTCAACGTCCATGTCCAGCGGCTGCGGTCAAAGATCGAACGTGACCCGGAAGCCCCCGAAGTAGTACTGACGGTCCGTGGTGTCGGCTACAAAGCAGGGGCCTGA
- a CDS encoding ABC transporter permease, with translation MTTLIEAPPSDADGLLPSKKKSSGGGLGTYILVRFFLILPTMFILVTMVFFLMRVIGDPITAAQGGRLPPDVLAQRIHDAGYDRPIMVQYFEYLGQVATGNFGTTITDRRPVVEMLATFGTATLELAINAVIVALLVGIPLGLLAAHRRDKAADAVLRFFAILCYATPVFFAGLLLKLTFSVWLGWLPVAGRASTRTELAMGALAAPTGVYWLDALRSGNMAALGDVMAHAVLPAVALGLLTAGVFLRLVRTNVIGTLGKDYVEAGRSRGVSEFRLVTKHAYKPALIPIITVMGLQIALLLGGAVLTETTFEWKGLGYQLVQYLNARDFVAVQGIVVLLAVIVAVTNFVVDVVAALIDPRVRY, from the coding sequence ATGACAACACTGATAGAGGCGCCGCCAAGCGACGCCGACGGGCTCCTTCCGTCGAAGAAAAAATCATCAGGCGGAGGGCTGGGGACCTACATCCTGGTCCGGTTCTTCCTGATCCTTCCGACCATGTTCATCCTGGTGACCATGGTCTTCTTCCTGATGCGGGTCATCGGAGACCCCATCACCGCCGCCCAGGGTGGCAGGCTTCCCCCGGATGTGCTGGCCCAACGCATCCACGACGCCGGCTACGACCGGCCCATCATGGTGCAGTACTTCGAGTACCTTGGGCAGGTGGCGACCGGCAACTTCGGCACGACGATCACCGACCGCCGTCCCGTGGTTGAAATGCTGGCAACCTTCGGCACCGCCACCCTCGAACTGGCGATCAACGCCGTGATCGTGGCATTGCTGGTGGGCATCCCGCTGGGACTGCTCGCCGCCCACCGGCGTGACAAGGCAGCGGACGCGGTCCTGCGCTTTTTCGCCATTCTCTGCTACGCCACTCCCGTGTTCTTCGCGGGCCTGCTGCTGAAGCTGACCTTCTCGGTCTGGCTCGGCTGGCTGCCGGTCGCGGGACGTGCCTCAACCAGGACCGAACTGGCCATGGGCGCCCTGGCGGCGCCCACCGGGGTCTACTGGCTGGATGCGCTGCGCAGCGGCAACATGGCGGCGCTCGGCGACGTGATGGCCCATGCGGTCCTCCCGGCAGTTGCCCTCGGGCTGCTCACGGCCGGGGTCTTCCTCCGGCTGGTCCGCACGAACGTGATCGGCACGCTCGGCAAGGACTACGTGGAGGCCGGCAGGTCCCGCGGCGTCAGTGAATTCCGGCTCGTGACCAAGCACGCCTACAAGCCTGCGCTCATCCCGATCATCACCGTCATGGGGCTGCAGATCGCCCTCCTGCTGGGCGGCGCCGTCCTGACGGAAACCACCTTCGAGTGGAAGGGCCTGGGCTACCAGCTGGTCCAGTACCTGAACGCGCGCGACTTCGTCGCGGTCCAGGGCATCGTTGTGCTGCTCGCGGTCATCGTCGCCGTCACGAACTTCGTGGTGGACGTCGTCGCAGCCCTGATCGACCCGCGAGTGAGGTACTAG
- a CDS encoding DUF1254 domain-containing protein, whose protein sequence is MNRLILKYGRPLTAVVLAVFAWVVYRRIASGDGIIPLSIAAVIVWGLGAPAFIYLWPRLTVSGYKRAIVKHGFGDGPIPVNTLYAVPGTSSPSASRGSLMATGADDLLYVGGWLDLSKGPQVLHVPDMAGRYFSVQFTDPSKSANFAYVGKRTTGTKTGDYVLSAPGWKGTVPNGMTQISSPTDSALVIGRVLVESDSDLPVAYALAKQIQLAPLKQ, encoded by the coding sequence ATGAACCGTCTCATCTTGAAGTACGGACGTCCCCTTACAGCTGTCGTACTGGCGGTCTTCGCTTGGGTCGTCTACCGGCGGATCGCCAGCGGGGACGGGATCATTCCACTCTCCATAGCGGCAGTCATCGTATGGGGGCTCGGCGCGCCGGCTTTCATCTACCTCTGGCCGCGTCTCACGGTCAGCGGCTACAAGAGGGCGATTGTCAAGCATGGGTTCGGTGACGGCCCGATCCCCGTCAACACGCTGTACGCCGTGCCCGGCACCTCTTCCCCGTCGGCGTCGCGCGGGAGCCTAATGGCAACCGGAGCCGACGACCTGCTCTACGTCGGCGGCTGGCTCGACTTGAGCAAAGGGCCGCAAGTCCTGCACGTACCGGACATGGCCGGCCGTTACTTCAGCGTGCAGTTCACCGACCCGTCGAAGAGCGCCAATTTTGCCTATGTCGGCAAACGTACGACGGGAACGAAAACCGGAGACTATGTTCTCAGCGCGCCCGGCTGGAAGGGAACCGTACCGAACGGCATGACGCAGATTTCTTCGCCAACCGATTCCGCCCTCGTCATTGGCCGTGTCCTCGTCGAGAGCGACAGCGATCTTCCGGTCGCTTACGCGCTTGCGAAGCAAATACAGCTCGCGCCGCTGAAACAGTAG
- a CDS encoding ABC transporter ATP-binding protein, which translates to MTINIGSVPDQAAAGKQPVLDIDHLKVTFATDGGDVYAVKDVSLQVNPGEVVAIVGESGSGKTVTAKTILGLLPETATSSGAVLINGNNVISVSAAKLRQIRGRDVAMVFQEPSTALNPVFTVGWQIAEGIRAHADAGSGHRINAKDAKARAIEALRKVGIPDPETRVNYYPHQFSGGQKQRVVIAAALALNPGLIVADEPTTALDVTVQAEILELLRDLRDKYGTSIVLITHNMGVVADLADRVVVMYQGDVVEEAPARVLFAQPREDYTKKLLAAVPHLGRNSASVGMTQRAHQGGKVLVEAKDLTIEYPGRLGSPAFKAVDGVSFTVSEGEVFGLVGESGSGKTTIGRAIAGLNRTTGGSLKVLGYEMLNFKERSFKPLRKEIGFVFQDPAASFNPQLTIGDCVAEPLIIHSNPTPAQARQRVGELLESVQLPASYAERFPHELSGGQRQRASLARALILNPKLLIADEPTSALDVSVQAVVLELFKEIQREFGFAALFISHDLAVVDMLSHWVGVLYKGKMVEQGLGNQVMGHPQHDYTKKLIASLPVPDPDEQALRRAEFRTVLHG; encoded by the coding sequence ATGACCATCAACATCGGTTCCGTTCCGGACCAGGCGGCAGCAGGCAAGCAGCCCGTTCTGGACATCGACCACCTCAAGGTCACCTTCGCGACCGACGGCGGCGACGTCTACGCCGTCAAGGACGTCAGCCTCCAAGTCAATCCCGGCGAAGTCGTCGCCATCGTCGGTGAATCGGGCTCCGGCAAGACCGTGACGGCCAAGACGATCCTGGGCCTGCTGCCGGAAACGGCGACCAGTTCGGGCGCCGTCCTGATCAACGGCAACAACGTCATCAGCGTCAGCGCGGCGAAGCTCCGGCAGATCCGTGGCCGCGACGTCGCCATGGTCTTCCAGGAACCGTCCACGGCACTCAATCCGGTCTTCACCGTGGGCTGGCAGATTGCCGAGGGCATCCGGGCGCATGCCGACGCGGGCAGTGGGCACCGTATCAACGCCAAGGATGCCAAGGCGCGGGCCATCGAGGCGCTGCGCAAGGTCGGCATCCCGGACCCGGAAACCAGGGTCAACTACTATCCGCACCAGTTCTCGGGCGGCCAGAAGCAACGCGTCGTCATTGCCGCCGCGCTGGCCCTGAACCCGGGCCTGATCGTGGCCGACGAGCCCACGACGGCCCTGGACGTCACCGTCCAGGCAGAGATCCTGGAGCTGCTCCGGGACCTGCGGGACAAGTACGGCACATCGATCGTGCTGATCACCCACAACATGGGTGTCGTCGCCGACCTCGCCGACCGCGTGGTGGTCATGTATCAGGGCGATGTAGTGGAGGAAGCTCCCGCCCGGGTGCTGTTCGCCCAGCCCCGGGAGGACTACACCAAGAAGCTCCTCGCAGCAGTCCCGCACCTGGGCCGCAACTCCGCATCCGTTGGCATGACCCAACGCGCCCACCAGGGCGGCAAGGTGCTGGTCGAGGCGAAGGACCTGACGATCGAGTACCCAGGCAGGCTGGGCAGCCCGGCCTTCAAAGCGGTCGACGGCGTCAGCTTCACGGTGTCCGAAGGCGAAGTCTTCGGCCTGGTGGGGGAGTCGGGCTCCGGCAAGACCACGATCGGCCGGGCCATCGCCGGACTCAACCGCACCACGGGCGGCAGCCTGAAGGTGCTGGGCTACGAAATGCTGAACTTCAAGGAGCGCAGCTTCAAGCCGCTCCGCAAGGAGATCGGCTTCGTGTTCCAGGACCCGGCGGCATCCTTCAATCCGCAGCTGACCATCGGCGACTGCGTGGCGGAACCGCTGATCATCCACTCCAACCCGACCCCGGCGCAGGCGCGCCAGCGCGTCGGGGAGCTGCTTGAGTCGGTGCAGCTGCCGGCGTCATACGCTGAGCGTTTCCCGCACGAACTCTCCGGTGGCCAGCGGCAGCGCGCCTCCCTGGCACGGGCGCTCATCCTGAACCCGAAGCTGCTCATCGCCGATGAGCCGACGTCGGCCCTGGACGTCTCCGTGCAGGCCGTGGTGCTGGAGCTCTTCAAGGAGATCCAGCGGGAGTTCGGGTTCGCCGCACTGTTCATCAGCCATGACCTCGCCGTGGTGGACATGCTGTCCCACTGGGTCGGTGTGCTCTACAAGGGCAAGATGGTGGAGCAGGGGCTCGGGAACCAGGTGATGGGCCATCCGCAGCACGACTACACGAAGAAACTCATCGCGTCGCTGCCCGTTCCGGACCCCGACGAGCAGGCCCTGCGGCGGGCGGAATTCCGCACCGTACTTCACGGCTGA
- a CDS encoding dihydrofolate reductase family protein: protein MSLVRVHNFSVSLDGFGTGEGQQLDAPFGHAGTRLMEWAFETRTFREMGIHGESEGSFGVDEAFASQWGPGIGVEIMGRNKFGPQRGPWEDEEWKGWWGDNPVFHTPVVVLTHHPRPVLEMDGGTTFHFVEADPLSALKQARALAADLDVRIGGGVSTIRQFLEADLIDHMHIVLVPIVLGRGERLWDGLEGLEQRFEIEATPSPSGVLHLVFTRRTAL, encoded by the coding sequence ATGTCCCTCGTCCGCGTGCATAACTTCTCGGTCTCCCTCGACGGCTTCGGCACCGGCGAGGGCCAGCAACTCGATGCTCCGTTCGGTCACGCAGGCACACGGCTCATGGAGTGGGCTTTCGAGACGCGCACCTTCCGCGAGATGGGCATCCACGGGGAATCGGAGGGATCCTTCGGCGTCGACGAGGCGTTCGCAAGCCAGTGGGGGCCCGGGATCGGCGTGGAGATCATGGGACGCAACAAGTTCGGCCCTCAGCGCGGCCCCTGGGAGGACGAGGAATGGAAGGGATGGTGGGGCGATAACCCGGTATTCCATACCCCTGTCGTTGTTCTGACACACCATCCTCGGCCAGTACTCGAGATGGATGGCGGAACAACCTTCCATTTCGTTGAGGCCGACCCCCTCTCCGCGCTCAAGCAGGCCCGCGCATTGGCCGCCGACCTCGACGTCCGGATCGGCGGCGGCGTCAGCACGATTCGACAGTTCCTCGAGGCCGATCTGATCGACCACATGCACATCGTCCTCGTGCCGATCGTCCTGGGCCGGGGCGAACGGCTGTGGGATGGACTCGAAGGACTCGAACAACGCTTTGAAATCGAAGCGACCCCTTCGCCAAGCGGAGTTCTCCATCTGGTCTTCACTCGTCGCACGGCCCTGTAG
- a CDS encoding ABC transporter substrate-binding protein, producing MAMNKKALQCAIALAGVSALALTACTGPSGGGGGSSAAASGPIAYGTTDKVTALDPAGSYDNGSFMVMNQIYSFLLNSKPGGADPVPDLAESASFTTPTEYTVKLKSGLKWANGHTLDSKDVKFSFDRQMKINDPAGPASLLSNVEGVTAPDANTVVFKLKLANDQTFAQILSSPAAPIVDDEVFPADKLLDDDSIVKAKAFYGQYTIDTYKKNELISFKAYPDYKGLLGKPANDAATIKYYADPTNMKLDIQQGNIDVANRSLSATDIDDLKKDSKVKVNVGPGGEIRYITFNFDTMPFGAKAAGADPAKALAVRQGVANLVDRQAIADQVYKGTYLPLYSNVPSGFLGANESFKDAYGDAGKPSLDKAKKVLADAGVTTPVTLNLQYNPDHYGKSSGDEYAMIKDQLEKSGLFKVNLQSTEWVTYSKASRADEYPLFQFGWFPDFSDADNYLTPFFPDGGFLKNHYNNPTVTDLISKQLTTVDKTERESTIKDAQNALAKDISTLPLLQGAQVAVSGSSVKGVDSTLDASFKFRLGTVSK from the coding sequence ATGGCAATGAACAAGAAGGCCCTGCAGTGCGCGATCGCGCTTGCGGGCGTTTCCGCACTCGCGCTGACGGCCTGCACGGGCCCGTCCGGCGGCGGGGGCGGGTCATCCGCTGCGGCCAGTGGTCCGATCGCCTACGGCACCACCGACAAGGTCACGGCCCTGGATCCGGCAGGCTCGTACGACAACGGTTCGTTCATGGTGATGAACCAGATCTACTCCTTCCTGCTCAACTCGAAGCCGGGCGGCGCCGATCCCGTCCCGGACCTGGCCGAGTCGGCGTCCTTCACGACGCCGACGGAGTACACGGTCAAGCTCAAGTCCGGGCTGAAGTGGGCCAACGGGCACACCCTGGACTCCAAGGACGTCAAGTTCTCCTTTGACCGGCAGATGAAGATCAACGATCCCGCCGGCCCCGCAAGCCTGCTGTCCAATGTGGAGGGTGTTACCGCCCCTGACGCCAACACGGTCGTTTTCAAGCTGAAGCTGGCCAACGACCAGACTTTCGCCCAGATCCTCAGCAGCCCTGCCGCGCCGATCGTGGACGACGAAGTCTTCCCGGCCGACAAACTGCTCGACGACGACTCGATCGTCAAGGCGAAGGCCTTCTATGGCCAGTACACGATCGACACGTACAAGAAGAACGAACTGATCAGCTTCAAGGCCTACCCCGACTACAAGGGGCTGCTGGGCAAGCCGGCCAACGATGCCGCCACGATCAAGTACTACGCAGACCCCACCAACATGAAGCTGGACATCCAGCAGGGCAACATCGACGTGGCCAACCGCAGCCTCAGCGCCACTGACATCGATGACCTCAAGAAGGATTCCAAGGTCAAGGTGAACGTCGGACCCGGCGGCGAAATCCGCTACATCACGTTCAACTTTGACACCATGCCGTTCGGCGCCAAGGCCGCAGGCGCGGATCCCGCCAAGGCACTGGCCGTCCGCCAGGGCGTCGCCAACCTCGTCGACCGCCAGGCGATCGCCGACCAGGTCTACAAGGGCACCTACCTGCCCCTGTACTCGAACGTCCCCAGCGGATTCCTCGGAGCCAACGAATCGTTCAAGGACGCCTACGGCGACGCCGGCAAGCCCAGCCTGGACAAAGCCAAGAAGGTCCTGGCCGACGCCGGCGTGACCACCCCGGTGACCCTGAACCTGCAGTACAACCCGGACCACTACGGCAAGTCCTCGGGCGACGAATATGCCATGATCAAGGACCAGCTGGAGAAGTCCGGCCTGTTCAAGGTCAACCTGCAGTCCACCGAATGGGTCACCTACAGCAAGGCCAGCAGGGCCGATGAGTACCCGCTGTTCCAGTTCGGCTGGTTCCCTGACTTCAGCGACGCCGACAACTACCTCACTCCGTTCTTCCCCGACGGCGGCTTCCTGAAGAACCACTACAACAACCCCACTGTCACGGATCTGATCAGCAAGCAGCTCACCACCGTTGACAAGACTGAACGCGAGTCCACGATCAAGGACGCCCAGAATGCCCTGGCCAAGGACATCTCGACGCTTCCACTGCTCCAGGGCGCACAGGTTGCCGTTTCCGGCAGCAGCGTTAAGGGTGTCGATTCGACCCTCGACGCATCCTTCAAGTTCCGGTTGGGAACTGTTTCCAAGTAA
- a CDS encoding ABC transporter permease has translation MNATTASGRKQPFVYRLPVISHFRKSVGLQRGMLVTGLVLTIAFLLTTVLAPVIAPYGYSQLSDASGTFPAQQAPSGSHIMGTTVGGYDVFSRVVWGSQTAVIVIVVAVAMSIFLGVALGLISGYFGGWLDRILVVIADAIYAFPSLLLAIVMSIVISRGQSSFWGGILACSFAISVVFVPQYFRVIRAETIRLKAEPFVESAKVVGASSVRIMGRHIFKNATRTLPLIFTLNASEAILTLAGLGFLGFGIEPSSAAEWGFDLNKAMADASSGIWWTGVFPGTAIVLTVLGLTLVGESMNDLNDPRLRGRRKAGGKVPAGGPVSTAGAQAAPEAEARTL, from the coding sequence ATGAACGCAACCACAGCAAGCGGGCGCAAACAGCCCTTCGTTTACCGGCTTCCGGTGATCTCCCATTTCAGGAAGAGCGTCGGGCTGCAGCGCGGTATGCTCGTCACCGGCCTCGTGCTGACCATCGCCTTCCTGCTGACGACCGTGCTGGCGCCGGTGATCGCGCCTTACGGGTACTCGCAGCTCAGTGACGCCTCCGGTACCTTCCCCGCCCAGCAGGCCCCCAGCGGCAGCCACATCATGGGAACCACTGTGGGCGGCTATGACGTGTTCTCCCGCGTGGTCTGGGGCTCGCAGACGGCCGTGATCGTGATCGTCGTCGCGGTGGCCATGTCGATCTTCCTGGGGGTCGCGCTCGGCCTGATCAGCGGTTACTTCGGCGGCTGGCTGGACCGGATCCTTGTCGTGATCGCCGACGCGATCTACGCATTCCCGTCCCTGCTGCTGGCCATCGTGATGTCAATCGTCATCAGCCGCGGCCAGTCCAGTTTCTGGGGCGGCATCCTGGCCTGCTCCTTCGCGATATCCGTGGTGTTCGTCCCGCAGTACTTCCGCGTAATCCGGGCCGAGACCATCCGGCTGAAGGCGGAGCCCTTCGTCGAGTCGGCCAAGGTGGTGGGTGCCTCCAGCGTCCGCATCATGGGACGCCACATCTTCAAGAACGCAACGCGCACGCTGCCACTGATCTTCACGCTGAATGCATCCGAGGCAATCCTGACCCTGGCGGGGCTGGGCTTCCTGGGCTTCGGCATCGAACCGTCCTCCGCCGCCGAGTGGGGCTTCGACCTCAACAAGGCCATGGCCGACGCCTCCTCCGGCATCTGGTGGACGGGTGTCTTCCCCGGTACGGCCATCGTCCTGACCGTACTTGGACTGACCCTCGTCGGCGAGAGCATGAACGATCTCAACGACCCACGGCTCAGGGGCCGCAGGAAGGCCGGGGGCAAGGTCCCCGCCGGAGGCCCCGTCTCCACCGCCGGCGCGCAGGCCGCCCCTGAAGCAGAAGCGAGAACGCTATGA
- a CDS encoding chorismate mutase, with protein sequence MTEQNHTLPDPDPDPDPDPDPDVDSYDPTASSLAGHVDPAVMAELLSIRSSIDNIDATLVFLLAERFKATQKVGFLKAAHKLPAGDPGRESAQIARLRHLAAEAHLDPAFAEKFLNFIIGEVIRHHEAIAEDHQAAADQAAARDAEARNTAGGGAAGDMAVPAAGSTDPSVTADA encoded by the coding sequence ATGACCGAGCAGAACCACACTCTTCCCGATCCCGATCCCGATCCCGATCCCGATCCCGATCCCGATGTCGATTCCTACGACCCCACGGCCAGCTCCCTGGCAGGTCACGTGGATCCCGCAGTGATGGCGGAGCTGTTGTCGATCCGCTCCAGCATCGACAACATCGATGCCACCCTCGTGTTCCTCCTCGCGGAGCGGTTCAAGGCCACGCAGAAGGTCGGCTTCCTGAAGGCCGCGCACAAACTTCCCGCCGGAGACCCGGGCCGGGAATCGGCGCAGATCGCACGCCTGCGCCACCTCGCCGCCGAAGCCCACCTGGACCCGGCCTTCGCAGAGAAGTTCCTGAACTTCATCATCGGCGAGGTCATCCGCCACCATGAAGCCATCGCCGAAGACCACCAGGCGGCCGCCGACCAGGCAGCAGCCCGGGACGCAGAGGCCCGGAACACGGCCGGCGGCGGCGCTGCCGGGGACATGGCGGTCCCTGCCGCCGGATCCACGGATCCGTCCGTCACCGCAGACGCCTAG
- a CDS encoding patatin-like phospholipase family protein, whose translation MNTTPSSPPHFTSTPASARPRSDQDQPQIDATKRLRAAGERALVLGGGGSTGNAWLIGVIAGLFDAGLDVTEADLVIGTSAGSTAAAQMAGATPTELLAAILAAAPQQRTGPVGSDGGRVPIRPAADHLERTGKIIAAAEDAADMRRRMGAVALDLDAASDGSGQTRWRATVGARLPSQRWPQRTVLITAVDAHTGEPVVFDRHSGVDLVDAVAASCASGFAYRIGDNRYIDGGYRRNENADLAAGHGRVLVLSPFGGRTRTPLEWGMHLAAQLDELRARGSRVQTIFPDRNSEHMFGANAMDLSLRPPAAQAGYNQGRALAGQLAEFWR comes from the coding sequence ATGAACACCACACCTTCTTCACCTCCGCATTTCACCTCGACGCCGGCCTCCGCCCGGCCAAGGTCCGACCAGGACCAGCCGCAGATCGACGCCACAAAGCGGTTGCGCGCCGCGGGCGAGCGAGCGTTGGTCCTCGGTGGCGGCGGATCGACAGGCAACGCCTGGCTGATCGGCGTCATCGCCGGCCTGTTCGATGCCGGGCTGGATGTGACCGAGGCTGATCTGGTCATCGGGACGTCGGCCGGATCGACGGCCGCGGCACAGATGGCTGGCGCGACCCCGACCGAACTGCTTGCCGCCATCCTTGCCGCGGCGCCCCAGCAACGGACCGGTCCGGTCGGATCCGACGGTGGACGCGTTCCGATCAGGCCCGCGGCGGACCACCTGGAGAGAACGGGCAAGATCATCGCCGCTGCTGAGGACGCGGCCGACATGCGCCGCAGAATGGGCGCGGTGGCACTCGACTTGGATGCGGCGTCGGACGGTTCCGGGCAGACGCGGTGGCGCGCTACCGTCGGCGCGCGGCTGCCCAGTCAGCGCTGGCCGCAACGAACGGTGCTCATCACGGCGGTCGATGCCCACACCGGTGAACCGGTGGTGTTCGACCGTCATAGCGGAGTCGACCTGGTGGATGCCGTCGCCGCCAGCTGTGCCAGTGGCTTCGCCTACAGGATCGGGGACAACCGATATATCGACGGCGGCTACCGACGCAACGAGAATGCCGATCTGGCAGCCGGACACGGGCGGGTGCTGGTGCTGTCACCCTTCGGCGGCAGAACACGGACGCCGCTGGAGTGGGGCATGCATCTTGCAGCACAGCTCGACGAGCTACGCGCACGCGGCAGCAGAGTCCAAACGATCTTCCCGGATAGGAACTCCGAGCACATGTTCGGCGCCAATGCGATGGATCTGTCGCTGCGTCCGCCCGCTGCCCAGGCCGGTTACAACCAGGGCAGAGCCCTTGCAGGGCAGCTCGCCGAATTCTGGCGCTGA